The Streptococcus sp. 29896 genome includes a region encoding these proteins:
- a CDS encoding DUF1033 family protein: MYQVIKMYGDFEPWWFVDGWEKDIVSQETFDDLQDAERYFRKECDRFSEKYAKTKQKEDHLVAFWDEEDRYWCEECDEELQRYHSLLLLEVEEPHLKKELIHSGESCLRICRMKQDKLA; this comes from the coding sequence ATGTATCAAGTAATTAAAATGTATGGGGACTTTGAGCCCTGGTGGTTTGTAGATGGCTGGGAAAAAGATATTGTTAGCCAAGAAACTTTTGACGATTTGCAGGATGCTGAGAGATATTTTCGGAAAGAATGTGACCGTTTTTCTGAAAAATATGCAAAAACAAAGCAAAAAGAAGATCATTTGGTGGCATTTTGGGATGAAGAAGATAGATATTGGTGCGAAGAATGTGATGAAGAATTGCAACGCTATCACTCCTTGCTTTTGCTTGAAGTAGAAGAGCCGCATTTGAAAAAAGAGTTGATCCATTCGGGAGAAAGCTGTCTACGAATCTGTCGCATGAAGCAAGATAAATTAGCATAA
- the comGB gene encoding competence type IV pilus assembly protein ComGB: MRKLIAFLQQDISVFGRQKQKKLPFDRQRKVIELFNNLFASGFHLGEIVDFLKRSQLLADPYTQVLSDGLLAGKPFSSLLSDLRFSDAVVTQVALAEVHGNTSLSLSHIQSYLENVSKVRKKLIEVATYPIILLGFLLLIMLGLKNYLLPQLEEGNAATVLINHLPTIFLSLCGLSLVAVLAGLVWFRKTNKIKVFSCLAALPFFGKLIQTYLTAYYAREWGSLIGQGLDLPQIVGLMQEQQSQLFQEIGQDLEQSLSNGQSFHEHIKTYVFFKRELSLIVEYGQVKSKLGSELTVYAAECWEDFFSRVNRAMQLIQPLVFLFVALMVVLIYAAMLLPIYQNMEL; this comes from the coding sequence ATGCGCAAATTGATCGCCTTTTTGCAGCAGGACATATCAGTCTTCGGCAGGCAGAAACAGAAAAAATTGCCTTTTGATCGCCAGCGTAAGGTCATTGAACTTTTCAATAATCTTTTTGCCAGCGGTTTTCATCTGGGGGAGATTGTTGATTTCCTCAAACGCAGTCAGCTTCTGGCAGATCCCTATACCCAGGTCTTGTCGGATGGGCTGTTAGCAGGCAAACCCTTTTCAAGTTTGCTTTCGGATTTGCGGTTTTCAGATGCGGTGGTCACACAGGTGGCTCTGGCAGAAGTTCATGGCAATACCAGCCTGAGTTTGAGCCATATCCAGTCCTATCTGGAAAATGTCAGCAAGGTTCGTAAAAAACTGATTGAGGTGGCGACCTATCCGATTATCTTACTAGGTTTTTTGCTCTTGATTATGCTGGGCTTGAAAAACTATCTTTTGCCCCAGTTGGAGGAGGGCAATGCAGCGACCGTGCTGATTAATCATCTGCCGACTATCTTTTTGTCCCTCTGTGGACTTAGTTTGGTGGCGGTCTTGGCTGGTCTTGTTTGGTTTCGCAAAACTAACAAAATCAAGGTCTTTTCCTGCTTAGCAGCTCTGCCATTTTTCGGAAAACTCATCCAAACCTATCTGACGGCTTATTACGCCAGGGAGTGGGGGAGTTTGATTGGGCAAGGCTTGGACCTACCGCAGATTGTGGGCTTGATGCAGGAGCAGCAATCGCAGCTCTTTCAGGAGATTGGACAGGACCTGGAGCAGTCGCTTTCCAATGGTCAGAGCTTTCACGAACACATCAAGACTTACGTCTTTTTTAAGCGAGAGCTGAGTTTGATTGTCGAGTATGGTCAGGTCAAGTCCAAGTTGGGGAGCGAGTTGACAGTTTATGCAGCCGAGTGTTGGGAGGATTTTTTCTCTCGGGTCAATAGAGCCATGCAGCTGATTCAACCGCTGGTCTTTCTCTTTGTAGCCCTAATGGTCGTTCTTATCTACGCAGCCATGCTGCTGCCGATTTATCAAAATATGGAGTTATAA
- the comGC gene encoding competence type IV pilus major pilin ComGC, translating to MKKLIEMKVKGFTLVEMLVVLGIISLLLLLFVPNLSQQKDAIQKKGNAAVVKVVESQMELYELEHDKEATVADLQAKGYITEKQAEQYAEAKQ from the coding sequence ATGAAAAAATTAATTGAAATGAAGGTAAAAGGGTTCACTCTGGTGGAAATGTTAGTCGTTTTGGGAATTATTAGCCTGCTCTTGCTTCTTTTTGTGCCAAATTTGAGCCAGCAGAAGGATGCTATTCAGAAGAAGGGGAATGCGGCAGTTGTCAAAGTAGTGGAAAGCCAGATGGAGCTCTATGAATTGGAACATGACAAGGAAGCAACAGTGGCAGACCTGCAGGCGAAAGGCTATATTACTGAAAAACAAGCGGAGCAGTATGCTGAGGCGAAACAATAA
- the rpoC gene encoding DNA-directed RNA polymerase subunit beta': MVDVNRFKSMQITLASPSKVRSWSYGEVKKPETINYRTLKPERDGLFDEVIFGPTKDWECSCGKYKRIRYKGIVCDRCGVEVTRAKVRRERMGHIELKAPISHIWYFKGIPSRMGLTLDMSPRALEEVIYFAAYVVIDPKDTPLEHKSIMTEREYRERLREYGHGSFVAKMGAEAIQDLLKQVDLPKEIAALKEELKTASGQKRIKAVRRLDVLDAFYKSGNKPEWMILNILPVIPPDLRPMVQLDGGRFAASDLNELYRRVINRNNRLARLLELNAPGIIVQNEKRMLQEAVDALIDNGRRGRPITGPGSRPLKSLSHMLKGKQGRFRQNLLGKRVDFSGRSVIAVGPTLKMYQCGVPREMAIELFKPFVMREIVARDIAGNVKAAKRLIERGDDRIWDILEEVIKEHPVLLNRAPTLHRLGIQAFEPVLIDGKALRLHPLVCEAYNADFDGDQMAIHVPLSEEAQAEARILMLAAEHILNPKDGKPVVTPSQDMVLGNYYLTMEDAGREGEGMVFKDADEAVMAYRNGYVHLHTRVGIATDSLDKPWKDNQKHKVMMTTVGKIFFNAIMPEGLPYLQEPNNANLTEGTPDKYFLEPGSDIKAAIAELPINPPFKKKNLGNIIAEIFKRFRTTETSALLDRLKDLGYYHSTLAGLTVGIADIPVIDNKAEIIEESHERVEQIKKQFRRGMITDDERYAAVTDEWRSAKEKLEKRLVEKQDPKNPIVMMMDSGARGNISNFSQLAGMRGLMSAPNGRIMELPILSNFREGLSVLEMFFSTHGARKGMTDTALKTADSGYLTRRLVDVAQDVIIREDDCGTDRGLDIRSITDGKEMIEPLEERLQGRYSKKTVKHPETGAVIIGPNQLITEDIAREIVNAGVEQVTIRSVFTCNTRHGVCRHCYGINLATGDAVEVGEAVGTIAAQSIGEPGTQLTMRTFHTGGVASNSDITQGLPRVQEIFEARNPKGEAVITEVKGEVTAIEEDAATRTKKVFVKGKTGEGEYVVPFTARMKVEVGDQVARGAALTEGSIQPKRLLEVRDVLAVETYLLSEVQKVYRSQGVEIGDKHIEVMVRQMLRKVRVMDPGDTDLLMGTLMDITDFTDANADVVIAGGIPATARPVLMGITKASLETNSFLSAASFQETTRVLTDAAIRGKRDNLLGLKENVIIGKIIPAGTGMARYRNLEPQAVNEVEIIEDTVAQELAEEMVTE; this comes from the coding sequence GTGGTTGACGTAAATCGATTTAAAAGTATGCAAATCACGTTAGCTTCACCAAGCAAAGTCCGTTCATGGTCTTATGGTGAGGTTAAAAAACCTGAAACAATCAACTACCGTACACTCAAGCCAGAGCGCGATGGACTCTTTGACGAAGTCATCTTTGGTCCAACTAAAGACTGGGAGTGTTCGTGTGGAAAATACAAGCGAATCCGTTACAAAGGTATCGTTTGTGACCGCTGTGGTGTTGAAGTGACTCGTGCCAAAGTCCGTCGTGAACGTATGGGACACATTGAGTTGAAAGCACCAATTTCACATATCTGGTATTTTAAAGGAATTCCAAGCCGTATGGGCTTGACCTTGGATATGAGCCCACGTGCCTTGGAAGAAGTTATCTACTTCGCAGCTTACGTGGTGATCGATCCGAAAGATACACCGCTTGAGCACAAATCTATCATGACAGAGCGCGAATACCGTGAGCGTTTGCGTGAATACGGTCATGGTTCCTTCGTTGCCAAAATGGGTGCTGAGGCCATCCAAGACCTCTTGAAACAGGTTGATCTTCCAAAAGAAATTGCAGCCTTGAAAGAAGAATTGAAAACAGCTTCTGGTCAAAAACGCATTAAAGCAGTTCGCCGCTTGGATGTATTGGATGCCTTCTACAAATCTGGTAACAAGCCTGAGTGGATGATTCTCAATATCCTTCCAGTTATTCCACCAGATTTGCGTCCGATGGTGCAGTTGGACGGTGGCCGTTTTGCCGCATCTGACTTGAACGAACTCTACCGCCGTGTTATCAACCGTAACAACCGTTTGGCTCGCCTCTTGGAACTCAATGCTCCAGGTATCATCGTGCAAAACGAAAAACGGATGCTCCAAGAAGCTGTGGATGCTTTGATTGACAATGGTCGTCGTGGTCGTCCAATTACAGGACCAGGTAGCCGTCCGCTTAAATCACTCAGCCACATGCTTAAAGGTAAGCAAGGACGTTTCCGTCAAAACTTGCTTGGTAAGCGTGTTGACTTCTCAGGACGTTCCGTTATCGCCGTTGGTCCAACGCTGAAAATGTACCAATGTGGTGTGCCACGTGAAATGGCAATCGAGCTCTTCAAACCGTTTGTTATGCGCGAAATCGTTGCCCGTGATATTGCTGGTAACGTCAAAGCCGCGAAACGTTTGATTGAACGTGGTGATGATCGTATCTGGGATATCTTGGAAGAAGTGATCAAAGAACACCCAGTTCTTTTGAACCGCGCACCTACCCTTCACCGTTTGGGTATCCAGGCTTTTGAGCCAGTTCTGATCGACGGTAAAGCCCTTCGTTTGCACCCGCTTGTCTGTGAAGCCTACAACGCCGACTTCGACGGTGACCAGATGGCGATTCACGTTCCATTGTCAGAAGAAGCACAAGCAGAAGCACGTATCCTTATGCTTGCAGCAGAACACATCCTTAACCCTAAAGATGGTAAACCAGTCGTAACACCATCTCAGGATATGGTTTTGGGGAACTACTACTTGACCATGGAAGATGCTGGTCGTGAAGGTGAAGGTATGGTCTTCAAGGATGCGGATGAAGCTGTTATGGCTTACCGCAACGGCTATGTTCACTTGCATACCCGTGTTGGTATCGCAACAGATAGCCTAGACAAGCCTTGGAAAGACAACCAAAAACACAAGGTCATGATGACAACTGTTGGTAAAATCTTCTTCAACGCGATTATGCCTGAGGGCCTTCCATACTTGCAAGAGCCAAACAATGCCAACTTGACAGAGGGAACACCTGATAAATACTTCTTGGAACCAGGTTCAGATATCAAGGCTGCTATCGCAGAATTACCAATCAACCCACCATTCAAGAAGAAAAATCTTGGAAACATCATCGCTGAAATCTTCAAGCGTTTCCGTACAACTGAAACCTCAGCCCTGCTTGACCGTTTGAAAGACTTGGGTTACTATCACTCAACACTTGCTGGTTTGACAGTGGGTATTGCCGATATCCCAGTTATCGACAACAAGGCTGAAATCATTGAAGAATCTCACGAACGTGTGGAACAAATCAAGAAACAATTCCGTCGTGGTATGATTACCGACGATGAGCGTTATGCAGCTGTTACAGATGAATGGCGTTCGGCTAAGGAAAAATTGGAAAAACGTCTGGTTGAAAAACAAGATCCGAAGAACCCAATCGTTATGATGATGGACTCTGGTGCCCGTGGTAACATTTCCAACTTCTCCCAGTTGGCCGGTATGCGTGGTCTGATGTCAGCTCCGAACGGACGTATCATGGAATTGCCTATCTTGTCTAACTTCCGTGAAGGTCTTTCTGTATTGGAAATGTTCTTCTCAACTCACGGTGCCCGTAAGGGTATGACGGATACGGCCTTGAAGACAGCCGATTCAGGTTACTTGACTCGTCGTTTGGTTGACGTTGCCCAAGATGTCATCATTCGTGAAGATGACTGTGGAACAGACCGTGGTCTTGACATCCGTTCAATCACAGATGGCAAGGAAATGATCGAGCCACTTGAAGAGCGTTTACAAGGTCGTTACAGCAAGAAAACTGTTAAACACCCTGAAACTGGTGCCGTTATCATTGGTCCAAACCAATTGATTACCGAAGACATTGCTCGTGAAATTGTCAATGCAGGTGTGGAACAAGTCACTATCCGTAGCGTATTTACATGTAACACCCGTCACGGTGTCTGCCGTCATTGTTATGGTATCAACTTGGCAACAGGTGATGCGGTTGAAGTGGGTGAAGCAGTTGGTACAATCGCTGCCCAATCGATCGGTGAGCCTGGTACACAGCTTACAATGCGTACCTTCCACACGGGTGGTGTAGCCTCAAACAGCGATATCACGCAGGGTCTTCCTCGTGTCCAAGAGATCTTTGAAGCCCGCAATCCGAAAGGGGAAGCGGTTATCACTGAGGTCAAAGGTGAAGTTACAGCCATCGAAGAAGATGCAGCAACTCGTACCAAGAAAGTCTTTGTTAAAGGTAAAACTGGCGAAGGCGAATATGTGGTTCCATTTACAGCCCGTATGAAGGTTGAAGTTGGTGACCAAGTTGCACGTGGAGCAGCTCTTACCGAAGGTTCTATCCAACCAAAACGCTTGCTTGAAGTCCGTGATGTCTTGGCGGTTGAAACTTACCTTCTTTCTGAAGTTCAAAAAGTTTACCGTAGCCAGGGTGTAGAAATCGGCGACAAGCACATCGAGGTAATGGTTCGTCAAATGCTTCGTAAAGTTCGTGTCATGGATCCAGGCGACACAGATCTTCTCATGGGTACCCTCATGGATATCACTGACTTTACAGATGCCAATGCTGACGTGGTTATTGCTGGTGGCATTCCTGCAACAGCTCGTCCAGTCCTAATGGGTATCACTAAGGCTTCCCTTGAAACCAACTCATTCTTGTCTGCCGCATCCTTCCAAGAAACAACTCGTGTCCTTACAGATGCTGCTATTCGTGGTAAACGAGATAACCTTCTCGGTCTGAAAGAGAACGTTATTATCGGTAAGATTATCCCAGCAGGTACTGGTATGGCCCGCTACCGTAATCTTGAACCACAAGCAGTCAATGAAGTTGAAATCATTGAAGACACAGTAGCACAAGAACTTGCCGAAGAAATGGTAACAGAATAA
- the comGG gene encoding competence type IV pilus minor pilin ComGG, giving the protein MLLKKKVKAGILLYALLMLAVFSLLLQFYLHRQEAESRLVQVARQEKTAYIMAQMVLDQVEEDLQRRQVVDEKVAIQTEDEKGDGIVASETVDGKEKMVDGGFTSETQENAEKTVHASSEQSKPIEAEGSMLFREGQVSYHVKNRNVSVNVNLRNGGKYHYRFPVKIVSEGSD; this is encoded by the coding sequence ATGCTTTTAAAGAAAAAAGTTAAGGCTGGAATTCTGCTCTATGCCCTCTTGATGCTGGCAGTTTTTAGTCTCTTGCTTCAGTTTTATCTCCACCGCCAAGAGGCTGAGAGTCGCTTGGTTCAGGTGGCGAGGCAAGAAAAGACGGCCTACATCATGGCTCAGATGGTCTTGGACCAAGTCGAAGAGGACTTGCAGAGGCGTCAAGTAGTTGATGAAAAGGTGGCTATCCAAACAGAAGATGAGAAAGGGGATGGAATAGTTGCTAGTGAGACTGTTGATGGGAAGGAAAAGATGGTGGATGGAGGCTTCACTAGTGAGACTCAAGAAAACGCTGAAAAAACAGTTCACGCAAGTTCTGAGCAAAGCAAACCAATAGAGGCTGAAGGGAGCATGTTGTTTCGAGAGGGTCAGGTTAGCTATCATGTTAAAAACAGAAATGTATCGGTTAACGTGAATCTAAGAAATGGAGGGAAGTATCACTATCGATTTCCGGTTAAAATAGTATCCGAGGGGAGTGATTAG
- the comGD gene encoding competence type IV pilus minor pilin ComGD, which produces MLRRNNKAFTLLESLLTLFVVSFLAISLSGTVQTAFRSIQEEIFLWEFEAIYKDSQKLAASSHQTVSLAIGGQEVTNGYQAVEVPRSVEVLEGKTITFEEDGGNSSLTKIRFRLSRKTVTYQLYIGSGRYKKTEE; this is translated from the coding sequence ATGCTGAGGCGAAACAATAAGGCTTTCACCCTGCTTGAAAGCCTGCTGACCTTATTTGTCGTCAGCTTTCTGGCAATCAGCCTGTCGGGAACGGTACAAACGGCCTTTCGGTCTATTCAGGAAGAGATTTTTCTCTGGGAGTTTGAAGCTATCTACAAAGACAGTCAGAAATTGGCAGCCAGTTCCCACCAAACAGTGAGTCTAGCTATCGGCGGACAGGAAGTGACAAATGGTTATCAGGCTGTAGAGGTACCCAGAAGTGTAGAAGTATTGGAAGGGAAGACCATCACATTTGAAGAAGATGGTGGAAATTCTTCTCTGACCAAGATTCGTTTTCGGCTTAGTCGAAAGACAGTCACGTATCAATTATATATAGGGAGTGGTCGCTATAAGAAAACAGAAGAATAA
- a CDS encoding class I SAM-dependent methyltransferase: MNFEKIEQAYDLLLENVQTIQNQLGTNIYDAMIEQNAAYVAGQHETDLVVTNNKALKQLDLTKEEWRRAFQFLFIKANQTEPMQYNHQFTPDSIGFILTFLLDQLVSQDSVTVLEIGSGTGNLAQTILNASQKKLDYLGIEIDDLLIDLSASMADVMQAEISFAQGDAVRPQILKESQVIIADLPIGFYPDDQIASRYQVASQTEHTYAHHLLMEQSLKYLEKDGYAILLAPNDLLSSPQSSLLKEWLQEQASIVAMIALPPSLFGQQAMAKSIFVLQKKTNQAPAAFVYPLQSVQEAETIRDFMVNFKKWKQENAI, translated from the coding sequence ATGAATTTTGAAAAGATCGAACAGGCTTACGACCTGCTATTAGAAAACGTACAGACTATCCAAAACCAGCTTGGCACCAATATCTATGACGCCATGATTGAGCAAAATGCTGCTTACGTAGCTGGTCAGCATGAAACGGACCTTGTTGTTACTAATAACAAGGCCTTGAAACAACTGGATTTAACCAAGGAAGAATGGCGCCGTGCCTTCCAATTTTTGTTTATAAAGGCCAATCAGACAGAGCCCATGCAGTACAATCACCAGTTCACCCCTGACAGTATTGGGTTTATTTTGACCTTCCTTTTGGACCAGTTGGTGTCTCAAGACTCTGTGACTGTCTTAGAAATTGGTTCGGGGACTGGGAATTTGGCGCAAACTATTCTCAATGCCAGCCAAAAGAAGCTAGACTATCTAGGAATTGAAATTGACGACTTGTTGATTGATTTGTCGGCCAGCATGGCAGACGTTATGCAGGCAGAGATTTCTTTTGCCCAGGGCGATGCGGTACGTCCGCAGATTTTGAAGGAAAGCCAAGTCATTATTGCGGACCTGCCGATTGGTTTTTATCCAGATGACCAGATTGCCAGTCGCTATCAGGTGGCGAGCCAGACAGAGCATACCTACGCCCACCATTTGCTAATGGAGCAATCCCTCAAGTATCTGGAAAAAGATGGGTATGCGATTCTACTAGCTCCCAATGACCTCTTGTCTAGTCCGCAAAGTTCTCTTTTGAAAGAATGGTTGCAGGAGCAGGCTAGCATTGTGGCTATGATTGCTTTGCCGCCAAGTTTGTTTGGGCAACAGGCTATGGCAAAATCGATTTTTGTCTTACAGAAAAAGACCAATCAGGCACCAGCAGCTTTTGTTTATCCACTTCAAAGTGTCCAAGAAGCAGAAACTATTCGAGACTTTATGGTCAATTTTAAAAAATGGAAGCAAGAAAATGCAATTTAG
- the comGE gene encoding competence type IV pilus minor pilin ComGE, translating into MVAIRKQKNKAYILLESLVALATLVTICSLILSAVDAGRRRQDWELEQQEVLNLAQMAVQTEQDNLALNGVTVQVQRTADKIIVFHEGKEVLSVVKK; encoded by the coding sequence GTGGTCGCTATAAGAAAACAGAAGAATAAGGCTTATATTTTGCTAGAAAGTCTGGTTGCCCTTGCGACCCTGGTAACCATTTGCAGCTTGATTTTGTCAGCTGTGGATGCGGGACGTAGGCGACAGGATTGGGAATTGGAACAACAGGAGGTTCTCAATCTAGCACAGATGGCTGTTCAGACCGAGCAAGATAACCTAGCCTTAAACGGTGTTACAGTTCAGGTTCAACGAACAGCGGATAAGATCATTGTTTTCCACGAGGGAAAGGAGGTTTTATCGGTTGTTAAAAAGTAA
- the comGA gene encoding competence type IV pilus ATPase ComGA, whose protein sequence is MIQEKARKMIEEAVADRVSDIYLVPRGQGYQVYHRIMDEREFVQDLAEEEVTAIISHFKFLAGLNVGEKRRSQQGSCDYDYGSGEISLRLSTVGDYRGKESLVIRLLYDNDKELKFWFEAAERLAEEIKGRGLYLFSGPVGSGKTTLMYHLARLKFPDKQILTIEDPVEIKQEDMLQLQLNEAIGATYDNLIKLSLRHRPDLLIIGEIRDAETARAVIRASLTGATVFSTVHARSISGVYARMLELGVSPEELNNALQGIAYQRLIGGGGVVDFAKGNYQNHSADRWNAQIDRLFAAGHISLRQAETEKIAF, encoded by the coding sequence ATGATTCAAGAAAAAGCAAGAAAGATGATTGAAGAGGCGGTGGCAGATAGGGTCAGTGACATCTATCTGGTTCCTCGTGGTCAGGGCTACCAAGTCTACCATCGTATCATGGACGAGCGAGAGTTTGTGCAAGACTTGGCTGAGGAGGAAGTAACAGCCATTATCAGCCATTTCAAGTTTTTAGCAGGCTTAAATGTCGGTGAAAAACGCCGTAGTCAGCAGGGTTCCTGTGATTATGATTATGGTAGCGGAGAGATTTCGCTTCGCTTATCAACTGTCGGTGATTATCGTGGCAAGGAAAGTCTGGTTATCCGCCTGCTCTATGACAATGACAAGGAACTCAAGTTCTGGTTTGAGGCGGCCGAGCGGCTTGCAGAAGAAATCAAGGGACGAGGGCTCTACCTTTTTTCGGGTCCAGTCGGCTCTGGTAAGACCACACTTATGTACCATCTTGCCAGGCTGAAATTCCCAGACAAGCAGATTTTGACCATCGAGGATCCTGTCGAAATCAAACAGGAGGACATGCTGCAACTCCAGCTCAATGAAGCCATCGGAGCCACCTACGACAATCTGATCAAACTGTCCCTCCGCCATCGACCAGACTTGCTCATCATTGGTGAGATTCGGGATGCGGAAACCGCTCGAGCAGTCATTCGAGCCAGCCTGACAGGAGCTACCGTTTTCTCAACAGTTCATGCACGGTCTATTTCAGGTGTCTATGCCCGTATGTTAGAACTAGGTGTCAGCCCTGAGGAGTTAAACAATGCCCTTCAAGGGATTGCCTATCAACGTTTGATTGGGGGAGGAGGTGTAGTAGATTTTGCAAAGGGAAATTACCAAAACCATTCCGCAGACCGGTGGAATGCGCAAATTGATCGCCTTTTTGCAGCAGGACATATCAGTCTTCGGCAGGCAGAAACAGAAAAAATTGCCTTTTGA
- a CDS encoding S66 peptidase family protein, producing MKRLKKGDHIRVVSPSSSIERIGGFEANLAAKEKLEELGFKLSFSEHYFENDIFDSAPIANRVADLEAAFADESIDAILTTIGGFNCNELLPYLDFDLIARHPKIFCGYSDTTALLNAIYARTGMPTYMGPAYSSFKMVQAQEYQTEAWLKAVTQDSYELTPSPEWSSDAWYLPDAPRTFYPTEWKIYNPGKASGIAIGGNISTLNLLTGTEFAPRPDEYILFLEEAEDDDYLIIARHLTALLQAYPNPQAVVFGRFPKETKMTEKILLAILDKHPILKTIPVLYDLDFAHTQPLFTITIGGQVEIDSQTMSLHFKTRKSSD from the coding sequence ATGAAAAGATTAAAAAAAGGCGACCACATACGCGTAGTCAGCCCCTCTTCATCTATTGAAAGAATTGGTGGTTTTGAAGCCAATCTTGCCGCCAAGGAAAAATTGGAAGAACTGGGCTTCAAACTCTCTTTCTCAGAACATTATTTTGAAAACGACATCTTTGACTCTGCTCCGATTGCCAATCGTGTTGCGGACTTGGAAGCAGCCTTTGCGGATGAGTCGATCGATGCCATTCTGACAACCATTGGCGGTTTCAACTGTAACGAACTGCTACCTTATCTGGATTTTGACCTAATCGCCCGCCATCCAAAAATTTTCTGCGGTTATTCGGATACGACTGCCCTGCTCAATGCTATCTACGCTAGGACAGGCATGCCAACCTACATGGGTCCAGCTTATTCAAGCTTCAAAATGGTGCAAGCCCAAGAGTATCAAACAGAGGCCTGGCTCAAGGCGGTGACACAAGACTCCTATGAACTGACCCCGAGTCCAGAATGGTCTAGCGATGCCTGGTACCTACCAGACGCCCCTCGCACCTTTTACCCAACAGAGTGGAAAATCTACAATCCAGGCAAGGCCTCTGGTATTGCCATCGGCGGAAACATCTCAACCCTCAACCTACTGACTGGAACAGAGTTTGCTCCCAGACCAGACGAATATATTCTATTTTTAGAGGAAGCGGAAGACGACGATTATCTCATTATCGCTCGTCACTTGACTGCCCTGTTGCAAGCCTATCCCAATCCTCAGGCGGTCGTCTTTGGACGTTTTCCAAAAGAAACCAAAATGACAGAGAAAATTTTGCTGGCAATTCTGGACAAACATCCTATTCTCAAGACTATTCCTGTTCTCTACGATTTGGACTTTGCCCATACCCAACCTCTTTTTACCATCACAATCGGAGGTCAAGTGGAAATCGACAGCCAGACCATGAGTCTACATTTTAAGACAAGAAAAAGCTCGGACTAA
- the comGF gene encoding competence type IV pilus minor pilin ComGF, protein MLKSKIPAFTLLECLVALVILSGSLLVFEGLSKLLVQEAHYQNQTIQKEWLVFSSQLRSEWDQAALVKVENGKVYVDKGGQALAFGKSRSDDFRKSNDRGQGYQPMLYHLDSAAISQENQLVRIDFSFKNGEERTFIYAFKEKS, encoded by the coding sequence TTGTTAAAAAGTAAAATTCCTGCTTTTACTCTCTTGGAATGCTTGGTAGCCTTAGTCATTCTTTCAGGTAGTCTTCTGGTTTTTGAAGGCTTGTCAAAACTGCTAGTCCAAGAAGCGCATTATCAAAATCAAACCATTCAAAAGGAATGGTTGGTCTTCTCTAGTCAGTTGCGGTCGGAGTGGGACCAGGCTGCCTTGGTCAAGGTTGAAAATGGCAAGGTCTATGTTGATAAGGGAGGTCAGGCTTTGGCCTTTGGTAAGTCACGGTCGGATGATTTTCGGAAATCAAATGACAGGGGACAGGGCTACCAGCCCATGCTCTATCATCTAGACAGCGCAGCTATTTCCCAAGAAAACCAGCTGGTGCGCATCGACTTTAGCTTTAAAAACGGAGAGGAGAGGACCTTTATCTATGCTTTTAAAGAAAAAAGTTAA